A window of Shewanella mesophila contains these coding sequences:
- a CDS encoding ATP-binding protein: MELEIHSLVPNSALPCQTKLAIIMRGLPGSGKSYWVEQFIDAQPTEIANDIRLRGYFSTDQLFYTDGQYRFNANCLSEYHQRNLTAFIHALSRGEPVVICDNTNMARWEFMTYEAAAKALGYQVREVLIGDPLDEAHQRLCAQRNQHGVSLHDIQSMAIKFEPF; the protein is encoded by the coding sequence ATGGAATTAGAGATTCATTCATTGGTACCCAATAGCGCGTTACCCTGTCAAACTAAGCTGGCCATCATTATGCGGGGTTTACCTGGAAGCGGGAAGAGTTATTGGGTTGAGCAGTTTATTGACGCGCAGCCGACAGAGATCGCTAACGATATTAGGCTGCGTGGTTATTTTTCCACGGATCAGTTGTTTTATACCGATGGCCAATATCGATTTAATGCAAATTGTTTGAGTGAATACCATCAGCGTAATTTAACCGCATTCATTCATGCGCTGAGCAGAGGTGAGCCCGTTGTTATTTGTGATAATACCAATATGGCTAGGTGGGAGTTTATGACCTACGAGGCGGCAGCAAAAGCCTTGGGTTACCAAGTGCGTGAGGTGTTAATCGGCGATCCGCTCGATGAAGCGCATCAACGACTCTGCGCCCAGCGAAATCAACACGGTGTCTCGTTACATGATATTCAATCGATGGCGATTAAGTTTGAACCATTCTAG
- a CDS encoding antibiotic biosynthesis monooxygenase family protein, whose translation MYAVIFRAKIIKQTDEYSRLASKLRQLAFDKYRCIDFVAVTQEDQEIAISYWHDEADILAWKKDSDHQMAQLLGAREWYSHYQVDVTEVKRHYFKN comes from the coding sequence GTGTATGCGGTAATTTTTAGAGCCAAAATAATCAAACAGACTGATGAATATTCACGTTTAGCGTCTAAGTTGCGTCAGTTAGCGTTTGATAAATACCGCTGTATCGATTTTGTTGCGGTTACGCAAGAGGACCAAGAGATCGCCATCTCCTACTGGCACGATGAAGCTGACATATTAGCATGGAAAAAAGACAGCGATCATCAGATGGCGCAGTTGCTAGGCGCAAGAGAGTGGTACAGTCATTATCAAGTCGATGTGACGGAGGTGAAGCGCCATTATTTCAAGAATTGA
- a CDS encoding thiolase family protein: MTTEQTNQDIVIVAAKRTPMGGFQGALSSVTSPTLAATAIKGLMDFTSIAGNDVDEVLMGCVLPAGLGQAPARQATLGADLPLSVGATTVNKVCGSGMKTVMLAHDLIKAGSANIVIAGGMESMSQAPYLLDKARGGMRMGHGKVMDHMFLDGLEDAYTGGAMGTFAQKTADDFSITREAMDNFALSSLQKANAAIESGAFKDEIAPVTVSSRRGDVVVDTDEQPGNARPEKIPTLRPAFAKEGTITAANSSSISDGAAALMLMTREQADAKGLEVLATIKGHTTHAQEPSMFTTAPVGAMTKLLDKVNWTKADVDLFEINEAFAMVTMLAISELGLDETKVNVNGGACALGHPIGCSGARVLVTLIHALKAKGLTRGVASLCIGGGEATAMAIEI, translated from the coding sequence ATGACTACAGAGCAAACAAACCAAGATATCGTGATTGTCGCGGCGAAGCGCACCCCTATGGGCGGCTTTCAAGGCGCACTGTCGAGCGTGACATCGCCAACACTTGCAGCGACAGCAATTAAAGGCTTGATGGATTTCACCTCAATTGCAGGCAATGATGTGGATGAAGTCCTTATGGGGTGTGTTTTGCCAGCGGGTCTTGGTCAAGCGCCAGCTCGTCAAGCCACTTTAGGCGCCGACTTGCCATTATCTGTGGGCGCCACGACAGTCAATAAAGTCTGTGGTTCTGGTATGAAGACGGTAATGTTAGCCCATGACCTCATTAAAGCGGGTAGCGCCAATATCGTTATCGCTGGTGGTATGGAAAGTATGAGTCAAGCACCTTACCTGCTGGATAAAGCCCGCGGTGGCATGCGTATGGGTCATGGCAAGGTGATGGATCACATGTTCCTCGATGGCCTCGAAGATGCGTATACTGGTGGTGCTATGGGCACATTCGCTCAAAAGACTGCTGATGATTTTTCCATTACCCGTGAAGCGATGGATAACTTTGCCCTAAGCTCACTGCAAAAAGCCAATGCCGCGATTGAATCTGGCGCGTTTAAAGATGAAATTGCCCCGGTGACAGTATCGAGCCGACGTGGTGATGTCGTGGTCGATACCGACGAACAGCCAGGGAATGCTCGTCCAGAAAAGATCCCCACACTACGCCCGGCATTCGCCAAAGAAGGCACTATCACTGCCGCAAATTCAAGTTCAATTTCAGACGGCGCTGCCGCACTTATGCTCATGACCCGCGAGCAGGCCGATGCGAAGGGACTCGAGGTGCTGGCGACCATTAAAGGTCACACGACTCACGCTCAAGAGCCATCGATGTTTACCACAGCCCCTGTTGGTGCCATGACTAAGCTGCTCGACAAGGTTAACTGGACTAAAGCCGATGTCGATCTATTTGAGATCAACGAAGCCTTTGCCATGGTCACCATGCTCGCGATTTCAGAACTCGGCTTAGACGAAACCAAGGTTAACGTCAACGGCGGTGCTTGCGCATTAGGCCATCCCATAGGTTGCTCTGGCGCCCGTGTGCTGGTGACCTTGATTCATGCCTTAAAAGCAAAAGGGCTTACTCGCGGCGTGGCTTCATTGTGTATCGGTGGCGGCGAAGCCACCGCTATGGCGATTGAAATCTAA
- a CDS encoding CoA-acylating methylmalonate-semialdehyde dehydrogenase has translation MTIQVKHYIDGEFTLGQGTQQISVTNPANNEVIATINAATTSEVEIAIASAKKAFMTWKEVPVSERARVMFRYQHLLKAHHDEIATILAQETGKTFEDAKGDVWRGIEVAEHACNIANLIMGETVENVARSIDTYSYTQPLGVCAGITPFNFPAMIPLWMFPLAIACGNTFVLKPSEQDPMTPQRLVELFEEAGAPKGVLQLIHGDKTAVDVLLTHQDIKAISFVGSVGVGQYIYKTGTDNLKRVQAFAGAKNHCVIMPDANKQQVINNLVGASVGAAGQRCMALSVAVFVGEAKNWIPELRDAIAKVRPGLWDDKDAAYGPVISPAAKARVLKLIAQGKEEGAECLLDGSDFTVEGYESGNWVGPTMFTNVTTEMSIYQEEIFGPVLCCMESDSLEDAIEIVNASPYGNGTSIFTASGAAARKYQHNIEVGQVGINVPIPVPLPFFSFTGWKGSFYGDQHAYGKQAVRFYTETKTITARWFESDISDAEHHAPNMTIALK, from the coding sequence ATGACTATTCAAGTTAAACATTATATCGATGGTGAATTTACCTTAGGCCAAGGCACTCAGCAGATCTCGGTAACTAATCCGGCTAATAATGAAGTGATCGCGACCATTAACGCTGCGACTACATCAGAAGTTGAAATTGCCATCGCTAGTGCGAAAAAAGCCTTTATGACATGGAAAGAGGTACCCGTATCAGAGCGTGCTCGGGTAATGTTTCGCTATCAACATCTACTAAAAGCTCATCATGATGAGATTGCCACGATTCTGGCTCAAGAAACGGGTAAAACTTTTGAAGATGCCAAAGGTGATGTGTGGCGTGGTATCGAAGTGGCTGAGCACGCTTGTAACATTGCTAATCTTATCATGGGTGAAACGGTTGAAAACGTGGCGCGCAGTATCGATACCTATAGTTATACCCAGCCTTTGGGCGTATGCGCTGGTATTACGCCATTTAACTTTCCTGCGATGATCCCACTGTGGATGTTCCCATTGGCGATTGCCTGCGGCAACACCTTTGTACTTAAGCCGTCGGAGCAAGATCCGATGACGCCACAGCGCTTGGTCGAACTGTTTGAAGAGGCGGGCGCACCCAAAGGCGTTCTACAGCTAATTCATGGTGACAAGACGGCGGTCGATGTGCTGCTGACCCATCAAGATATCAAGGCCATTTCCTTTGTCGGCTCAGTCGGCGTCGGTCAATATATCTACAAGACGGGTACCGATAATCTTAAGCGTGTACAAGCCTTTGCAGGTGCTAAAAATCACTGCGTGATCATGCCCGATGCTAATAAACAACAAGTCATTAATAACTTGGTTGGTGCATCTGTCGGTGCAGCGGGTCAGCGTTGTATGGCACTGTCGGTAGCAGTATTTGTGGGTGAAGCGAAAAACTGGATCCCTGAGCTACGTGATGCCATAGCCAAAGTCAGACCGGGCTTATGGGATGATAAAGACGCAGCCTATGGTCCTGTTATCAGCCCTGCGGCGAAAGCGCGCGTGCTTAAGCTGATTGCTCAAGGCAAAGAAGAGGGCGCGGAATGTTTGCTCGACGGTAGCGATTTCACCGTCGAGGGCTATGAAAGCGGTAACTGGGTCGGACCGACTATGTTCACTAATGTGACCACAGAGATGAGCATTTACCAAGAGGAGATCTTCGGCCCTGTACTCTGCTGCATGGAAAGTGATTCTCTTGAAGACGCTATCGAGATAGTCAACGCCAGCCCATATGGTAACGGTACCTCTATCTTTACCGCGAGCGGCGCGGCGGCGCGTAAGTATCAGCATAATATTGAAGTGGGCCAGGTAGGGATTAACGTACCGATTCCTGTGCCGCTACCTTTCTTCTCGTTTACGGGTTGGAAAGGCAGTTTCTATGGCGATCAGCACGCCTATGGAAAACAGGCGGTCCGTTTCTATACTGAGACCAAGACCATCACCGCGCGCTGGTTTGAATCGGATATCTCAGATGCTGAGCACCATGCGCCGAATATGACGATTGCCCTGAAATAA
- a CDS encoding acyl-CoA dehydrogenase family protein, which produces MDFNLNEDQRQFAELATQFANEELAPFAAKWDEEHHFPKDVIQKAGELGFCSLYSPESEGGMGLSRLDSSIIFEQLAMGCTATTAMLTIHNMATWMITSFGSQSLRDEWSAPLTTGEKLASYCLTEAGAGSDAASLKTKAVREGDEYVISGAKMFISGAGSTEMLVVMCRTGEAGPKGISAIAVPADTDGISYGKAEDKMGWNAQPTREITFDNVRVPVSNLLGEEGQGFTFAMKGLDGGRINIATCSVGTAQAALDRATQYMNERKQFGKPIAAFQALQFKLADMATELVAARQMVRLAAFKLDSGDPEATAYCAMAKRFATDIGFSVCDSALQLHGGYGYIREYPLERHFRDVRVHQILEGTNEIMRLIIARRLLDENASPIL; this is translated from the coding sequence ATGGATTTTAATCTGAATGAAGATCAACGCCAGTTTGCCGAACTGGCAACTCAATTTGCCAACGAAGAGCTAGCTCCATTCGCCGCCAAGTGGGATGAAGAGCATCATTTCCCTAAAGATGTCATTCAAAAAGCCGGAGAGCTGGGCTTTTGCTCTTTATACTCGCCAGAATCGGAAGGTGGTATGGGCTTATCTCGCCTCGATTCGTCGATCATTTTCGAGCAGCTTGCGATGGGCTGCACCGCCACCACAGCCATGTTGACTATTCATAATATGGCGACCTGGATGATCACTAGCTTTGGCTCTCAATCCCTGCGAGATGAATGGTCAGCACCATTGACCACAGGTGAAAAACTGGCCTCTTACTGCTTAACTGAAGCGGGCGCCGGGAGTGATGCGGCGTCACTCAAAACCAAAGCGGTTCGTGAAGGCGATGAATATGTGATCTCCGGCGCTAAGATGTTTATCTCTGGCGCTGGTTCGACGGAGATGCTAGTTGTTATGTGCCGCACCGGCGAAGCGGGTCCTAAGGGGATCTCGGCCATTGCTGTGCCTGCAGACACCGACGGCATCAGCTACGGCAAAGCGGAAGATAAGATGGGCTGGAACGCCCAGCCAACCCGTGAAATTACTTTCGATAATGTTCGTGTGCCAGTAAGCAATCTGTTAGGCGAAGAAGGTCAAGGTTTTACGTTTGCCATGAAGGGATTAGATGGCGGTCGCATCAATATTGCCACTTGCTCAGTGGGTACGGCACAAGCGGCACTCGATCGCGCGACTCAATATATGAATGAGCGTAAACAGTTTGGTAAGCCGATCGCGGCATTTCAAGCATTGCAGTTCAAGTTAGCGGATATGGCGACAGAGTTAGTCGCAGCTAGGCAGATGGTGCGTTTAGCCGCCTTTAAACTCGACAGTGGTGACCCTGAAGCGACGGCCTATTGCGCCATGGCAAAACGTTTTGCCACCGATATTGGCTTTAGCGTTTGTGATAGTGCATTGCAGCTTCATGGTGGTTACGGCTACATTCGTGAATATCCGTTGGAGCGCCATTTCCGTGATGTGCGTGTACATCAAATCTTAGAGGGAACTAACGAGATCATGCGCTTGATTATTGCTCGTCGTCTACTCGACGAAAACGCTAGCCCGATCCTGTAA
- a CDS encoding enoyl-CoA hydratase — protein MTAIIEKIIGHTAVLTMSNPPANTWTASSLQLLKQKVSELNANKEIYALVLTGDGEKFFSAGADLKLFADGDKGNAASMAKHFGEAFEALSGFRGVSIAAINGYAMGGGLEVALACDIRIAEAQAVMALPEATVGLLPCAGGTQNLTALVGEGWAKRMILCGERVDADKALQLRLVEEVVAKGSALDTALTLAEKVANQSPSSVTVCKQLIQAGRAMPRTQALPVERELFVGLFDTKDQAEGVNAFLEKRQAKWTNS, from the coding sequence ATGACAGCGATTATCGAGAAAATTATTGGCCATACCGCGGTACTCACAATGAGCAATCCGCCAGCAAATACATGGACAGCATCGAGTTTACAGCTACTTAAGCAAAAAGTAAGTGAACTGAATGCCAACAAAGAGATTTATGCTTTAGTGCTAACAGGTGACGGTGAAAAGTTTTTTAGTGCTGGTGCCGATCTCAAACTGTTTGCCGATGGCGATAAAGGTAATGCGGCTTCAATGGCCAAACATTTTGGCGAAGCGTTTGAAGCCCTCAGTGGTTTTCGTGGCGTATCCATCGCTGCTATCAATGGCTATGCCATGGGCGGCGGGCTCGAAGTGGCGCTTGCTTGTGATATTCGCATCGCTGAAGCGCAGGCCGTGATGGCATTGCCTGAGGCGACCGTTGGCTTACTTCCTTGCGCTGGTGGTACTCAAAATCTCACGGCCTTGGTCGGGGAAGGCTGGGCGAAGCGGATGATCTTATGTGGCGAACGTGTCGATGCCGACAAGGCTCTTCAGCTTCGATTAGTCGAAGAGGTGGTGGCTAAAGGTTCAGCCTTAGATACGGCGTTAACCTTAGCTGAAAAAGTGGCTAATCAGAGCCCTAGCAGTGTGACTGTGTGTAAGCAGCTTATTCAGGCGGGCCGAGCGATGCCACGAACGCAGGCGCTGCCTGTCGAGCGTGAGTTGTTTGTTGGCTTGTTTGACACCAAAGATCAGGCCGAAGGGGTTAACGCGTTTTTAGAAAAGCGTCAAGCAAAATGGACCAATAGCTAA
- a CDS encoding enoyl-CoA hydratase/isomerase family protein, whose translation MSIEQSNSVVFQTLGTLSGKLVGIATLNMEKALNALNLEMIQALTRQLSAWAQDDSIAMVVLDGAGEKAFCAGGDVRALYHASKEAPGEVTTMASEFFTDEYYLDHLLHVFDKPVLVWGDGIVMGGGLGLMAGASHRVITERSRIAMPEVTIGLYPDVGGSYFLNRMPGHIGRFLGMTAYNMNSADAYFVGLGNHYLNSDDKQPLFDALASIDWEGDIGVNHTKLNALLEAMTSRCAIKMGESVLAQHQALIDQLMEGDLSQIMARVAAYETDQPWLERALNTMLAGSPLSLHLVYEQSGLSTKLSLEQVFQRELGMSCNCCAIGDFVEGVRALLIDKDRQPTWKYASVDTVDAQAVAQLLASPWSEDRHPLAKLG comes from the coding sequence ATGAGTATTGAGCAAAGCAATAGCGTGGTATTTCAAACCTTAGGCACCTTGTCAGGCAAGTTGGTCGGTATTGCCACTCTGAACATGGAAAAGGCACTCAACGCGCTTAACTTGGAGATGATCCAAGCGCTTACTCGTCAACTCTCCGCGTGGGCACAAGATGATAGCATTGCTATGGTGGTGCTAGATGGTGCCGGCGAAAAAGCATTCTGCGCCGGTGGTGATGTGCGCGCACTTTATCACGCTTCTAAAGAGGCGCCGGGTGAAGTGACCACCATGGCAAGTGAGTTTTTTACCGACGAGTACTATTTAGATCATCTGTTGCACGTGTTCGACAAACCCGTGTTGGTTTGGGGCGATGGTATTGTGATGGGGGGCGGACTTGGGCTCATGGCGGGTGCTAGCCATAGAGTTATCACTGAGCGTTCACGTATTGCTATGCCAGAGGTGACCATTGGGCTTTATCCTGATGTGGGAGGGAGCTACTTTCTCAATCGCATGCCTGGTCACATTGGCCGTTTTCTTGGCATGACAGCTTACAATATGAATAGCGCAGATGCTTATTTCGTCGGCCTGGGAAATCATTATCTTAATAGTGATGATAAACAGCCGCTGTTTGATGCGCTAGCCAGTATCGATTGGGAAGGCGACATCGGGGTTAATCACACTAAACTTAATGCGTTATTAGAAGCGATGACGAGTCGCTGCGCGATCAAGATGGGTGAGAGTGTGCTTGCACAGCATCAAGCGCTGATTGATCAATTGATGGAGGGCGATTTAAGTCAGATCATGGCAAGAGTGGCCGCCTATGAGACTGATCAACCTTGGCTAGAACGCGCACTTAATACTATGTTAGCCGGAAGCCCATTGAGCCTGCATCTGGTTTATGAGCAATCAGGTTTAAGCACCAAATTATCACTCGAACAAGTATTTCAGCGCGAGCTGGGTATGAGTTGTAATTGCTGTGCTATCGGTGACTTTGTTGAGGGTGTTCGAGCGTTATTAATTGATAAAGATCGCCAGCCAACGTGGAAATATGCCAGTGTCGATACCGTCGACGCACAAGCGGTTGCACAGCTATTGGCTTCACCATGGTCTGAGGATCGACATCCACTAGCTAAACTCGGCTGA
- the mmsB gene encoding 3-hydroxyisobutyrate dehydrogenase → MSTVAFIGLGNMGGPMAVNLVKAGFTVNAFDLSKDALHHVSEQGAIPAPSACAAAAAADIVITMLPAGKHVRGLYLGDDDNKGIVDVVAAGTLLIDCSTIDAESARFVAEQAKAKGLEFIDAPVSGGTAGASAGTLTFICGGSDSAFEQAQGVLNAMGANIFHAGGAGAGQVAKICNNMLLSVLMVATSESLQMGIDHGLDPKVLSEIMKVSSGGNWTLDKYNPCPDVMPSVPSSNGYQGGFMVDLMVKDLGLSQEAALLSNSSTPMGALARSLYVNHARQGNGKRDFSSIFEQFNKKG, encoded by the coding sequence ATGAGTACAGTTGCATTTATCGGTTTAGGTAACATGGGTGGACCAATGGCGGTTAACCTAGTGAAAGCAGGTTTTACGGTTAACGCGTTCGATCTGTCTAAAGATGCGCTGCATCATGTGAGTGAGCAAGGTGCTATTCCTGCGCCGAGTGCATGTGCAGCTGCGGCAGCGGCAGATATCGTTATTACCATGTTACCCGCAGGTAAGCATGTTCGCGGTTTATATTTAGGTGATGACGATAATAAAGGTATTGTTGATGTCGTTGCTGCTGGCACATTATTAATCGATTGTTCGACTATCGATGCCGAGAGTGCCCGCTTTGTTGCTGAGCAGGCTAAAGCCAAAGGGCTTGAGTTCATCGATGCGCCAGTATCGGGTGGCACCGCAGGCGCGAGCGCGGGAACGCTCACTTTTATCTGTGGTGGCAGCGATAGTGCTTTTGAGCAGGCGCAAGGCGTATTAAATGCAATGGGCGCTAATATTTTCCACGCGGGCGGCGCTGGCGCTGGTCAAGTTGCCAAGATCTGCAATAACATGTTGCTGTCGGTATTGATGGTCGCGACAAGCGAGTCGTTACAGATGGGGATCGACCATGGGCTAGATCCAAAAGTGCTTTCTGAGATAATGAAAGTCAGTAGTGGTGGTAATTGGACGCTAGATAAATATAATCCTTGCCCAGATGTGATGCCAAGTGTGCCCTCATCGAACGGCTATCAAGGTGGATTTATGGTCGATTTGATGGTGAAAGACCTTGGTCTGTCCCAAGAAGCGGCATTATTGTCAAACTCAAGCACTCCAATGGGGGCGCTAGCACGCAGTTTATATGTCAATCATGCTCGCCAAGGTAACGGTAAGCGCGATTTTTCCAGTATTTTTGAGCAGTTTAATAAGAAAGGGTAA
- a CDS encoding SDR family oxidoreductase: MDLKDKVVVITGGAGGLGFAMAQELAAAGAKLALIDVDQEKLERACADIGAMTEVQGYAFDITDEEDVVAGFGYILEDFGQVNVLINNAGILLDGMLVKAKDGVVSDRMSLAQFQAVINVNLTGSFLCGREAAVAMIESKQQGVIINISSLAKAGNIGQTNYAASKAGVAAMSVGWAKELARHNIRSAAVAPGVIETEMTAAMKPEALERLEKMVPVGRLGQASEIASTVKFIIENDYVNGRVFEIDGGIRI, translated from the coding sequence ATGGATTTAAAAGATAAGGTAGTGGTCATTACAGGTGGCGCCGGCGGACTCGGTTTTGCGATGGCCCAAGAGTTGGCCGCTGCTGGTGCGAAATTGGCGCTTATCGATGTCGATCAAGAAAAACTCGAACGCGCTTGTGCGGATATTGGCGCAATGACCGAAGTGCAAGGTTACGCTTTCGACATTACTGATGAAGAAGATGTAGTTGCGGGTTTTGGTTACATCTTAGAAGATTTTGGTCAAGTTAACGTACTGATCAATAACGCCGGAATTTTACTCGACGGTATGTTAGTCAAGGCAAAAGATGGCGTGGTGAGCGATCGCATGTCGTTAGCACAATTCCAAGCAGTGATTAATGTTAACCTGACAGGCTCCTTCTTATGTGGTCGCGAAGCCGCGGTTGCCATGATTGAATCGAAGCAACAGGGCGTTATTATCAATATTTCCAGCCTTGCCAAGGCAGGCAATATTGGTCAAACCAATTATGCAGCCTCAAAGGCTGGCGTTGCTGCGATGTCAGTGGGTTGGGCCAAAGAGTTGGCGCGTCACAATATCCGTAGTGCAGCCGTAGCTCCTGGGGTAATTGAAACAGAGATGACTGCAGCCATGAAGCCAGAGGCCCTAGAGCGCCTCGAGAAGATGGTGCCGGTTGGCCGTTTAGGTCAAGCGAGTGAGATAGCCTCGACTGTGAAATTTATTATCGAAAATGATTATGTTAATGGTCGTGTGTTTGAAATTGATGGTGGTATTCGTATCTAA
- a CDS encoding S9 family peptidase yields the protein MYFTAARQLLSAVLILVTALILSSCKPPLDKQEIDVRSGRIIADYGSWQSVVNPNDVYGLSDNITALQSVDDAIYFTQSDAEQEGRVGLYRMEADGDVTQVIEASFDVKSRVHEYGGAPFLGIGHSLFAVNYLDQRLYRIAPNQQPTAITPEGTRHADCVSFPKGSRIICVREDHRQQALPKASIVALNLNFTNEGQTIASGKDFYAAPRISPDNKQLAWISWQQPNMPWDKTELWLADIDVDGAVTNVRQLLKGYEGAITQPLFSPSGQLYFIADFDNWWNLYRVKSDGTPEKLLDMGAEFAVPDWYLGNHNYAFESQRKIVASYMSKGVTSLIRIDIDTGTFESIAAEFAQVKQVIKAADGIYFIGNKVTPEKGVYRVVGRGVEWVYVPKVPVMKPDYISRSETISCPLDQSKQTVYGYFYGPMNPHFIAPNDQRPPLIIMLHGGPTASASLSFRRDIQFWTSRGFAVLDLNYRGSSGFGRDYRQSLYGLWGQADVEDAVQAANYLVERGWVDGEKLAIRGTSAGGFTVLSALAFYDTFKAGVVYSGISDLDSLDKNTHKFELGYLDQLVGDLKPGSALYRDRSPLYHLDDLKEPLLLIHGMQDPLVPPEQSLAIFNALKQRGVPTALLRFEDEGHGLQKPRNQVAALEAELSFYGQVFGFMPAGYIPMLPLENSGGLPFNLDTKINPK from the coding sequence ATGTATTTTACAGCGGCAAGGCAACTACTTAGCGCAGTGCTCATACTGGTAACGGCGTTGATTCTGAGCTCCTGTAAACCGCCGTTAGATAAGCAAGAGATTGATGTCCGCAGTGGTCGTATTATTGCCGATTATGGTAGTTGGCAATCAGTGGTTAATCCCAATGATGTGTATGGTCTATCAGATAATATTACGGCTTTGCAAAGTGTCGATGATGCTATCTATTTTACTCAATCGGATGCCGAGCAGGAGGGGCGAGTCGGCCTCTATCGTATGGAAGCTGATGGTGACGTTACCCAAGTCATCGAGGCTTCATTTGACGTCAAAAGTCGGGTTCATGAATATGGCGGCGCGCCATTTCTGGGGATTGGCCATAGCTTATTTGCGGTAAACTATCTCGATCAGCGTTTATACCGGATCGCACCTAATCAGCAGCCAACGGCTATCACACCAGAAGGTACAAGGCATGCAGATTGTGTCTCTTTTCCCAAAGGTTCTCGTATTATCTGTGTACGAGAGGATCATCGCCAGCAAGCCTTGCCTAAGGCGAGTATCGTTGCCTTAAATTTAAACTTTACCAATGAGGGACAAACGATCGCCTCGGGTAAAGATTTTTATGCCGCTCCTCGGATCTCTCCAGACAACAAACAGCTCGCTTGGATAAGCTGGCAGCAACCTAATATGCCTTGGGACAAAACAGAGCTATGGTTGGCCGATATCGATGTTGACGGTGCAGTGACTAATGTTCGTCAGTTGCTTAAAGGGTATGAAGGCGCGATCACTCAGCCGCTTTTTAGCCCTTCGGGACAACTCTATTTTATTGCAGATTTTGATAATTGGTGGAATCTATATCGAGTTAAGTCTGATGGCACACCAGAGAAACTACTGGATATGGGGGCCGAGTTTGCGGTGCCAGATTGGTATCTTGGTAATCATAATTATGCGTTTGAGTCGCAGAGAAAGATAGTTGCTAGCTATATGAGCAAAGGTGTCACCTCCTTGATCCGCATCGATATTGATACCGGGACATTTGAGTCAATAGCCGCCGAATTTGCGCAAGTAAAGCAAGTGATTAAAGCCGCGGATGGCATCTATTTTATTGGTAACAAAGTGACGCCGGAAAAGGGCGTCTATCGCGTTGTTGGTCGCGGCGTCGAGTGGGTTTATGTGCCCAAAGTGCCAGTAATGAAGCCTGATTACATCTCAAGATCCGAGACCATCAGTTGCCCATTAGATCAATCTAAGCAAACGGTCTATGGCTATTTCTATGGTCCCATGAATCCTCATTTTATTGCGCCAAACGATCAGCGTCCGCCGCTTATTATTATGCTCCATGGTGGGCCAACTGCCAGTGCAAGTTTGAGCTTTCGCCGAGACATTCAATTCTGGACCAGTCGTGGTTTTGCTGTGCTCGATCTTAATTATCGAGGCAGCTCAGGTTTTGGGCGCGACTATCGCCAGAGCCTTTATGGTTTATGGGGGCAAGCCGATGTTGAAGATGCGGTGCAGGCCGCCAACTATCTGGTTGAGCGAGGATGGGTTGATGGTGAGAAGCTTGCCATTCGCGGAACCAGTGCTGGCGGGTTTACGGTACTCTCGGCGCTGGCTTTTTATGATACTTTTAAAGCGGGCGTGGTTTATTCTGGTATCAGCGACTTGGATTCTCTTGATAAGAATACCCATAAGTTTGAGCTAGGGTATTTGGATCAGCTGGTCGGGGATTTAAAGCCAGGTTCTGCGCTTTATCGTGATCGCTCACCGCTTTATCATTTAGATGATCTTAAAGAACCTCTGCTGCTTATTCATGGTATGCAAGATCCACTAGTGCCGCCGGAGCAATCTTTGGCCATTTTTAACGCCCTGAAACAAAGAGGGGTGCCCACTGCCTTGCTTCGTTTTGAGGATGAGGGACATGGCTTGCAAAAGCCGCGTAATCAAGTCGCAGCCCTAGAGGCCGAACTCTCATTTTATGGTCAAGTATTTGGGTTTATGCCTGCAGGATATATTCCCATGTTGCCACTTGAAAACAGTGGTGGTTTGCCGTTCAACCTTGATACTAAAATCAATCCTAAATGA
- a CDS encoding MerR family DNA-binding protein codes for MKIGEVAKQTGLSVKSIRYYHDIGLVCAERGANGYRSYGTAQIDELHFLHHCRELGFTLEDCRALLSLKSDKSRSAEDVKQIANIHLQEVNRRIAQLHNLKQQLSELIHACAGGEQPDCAILKELSAKSPTSS; via the coding sequence ATTAAAATCGGTGAAGTAGCGAAACAAACAGGCCTATCGGTAAAAAGTATTCGTTATTACCACGATATTGGCTTAGTCTGCGCCGAGCGAGGGGCTAATGGCTACCGCAGTTACGGTACGGCTCAGATAGATGAATTACATTTTCTGCATCACTGCCGTGAACTAGGCTTTACCTTAGAAGATTGTCGCGCACTTTTAAGCCTTAAAAGCGATAAATCCCGTAGCGCGGAAGATGTCAAACAGATTGCTAATATTCACTTGCAAGAGGTTAATCGTCGCATAGCACAACTACATAACCTCAAACAACAACTCAGCGAATTGATCCATGCCTGCGCAGGCGGAGAACAACCTGATTGTGCCATTTTAAAGGAGCTCAGTGCTAAGTCACCGACATCATCTTAA